ACTGTGGGGCGCCGGGGGCGGGGTGAACCTGACCGGGGTGGCGATGTGGTTGCAGGACCGCTGCGCCGAGTTGGACGAGTTCGACCTGCCGCTGACCCTGGTCCACGGCGACCTGCACCCCGGCAACGTGGCGGACGGCCCGGACGGGCCGCTGCTGTTCGACTGGAGCTTCGCCCGGGTGTCGCACCCGCTGCTGGACCTGGGCGGGTGGCTGCACGCGGCCCCCGAGGCGCAGGCGCGCCGCCAGGTCGACGCGTACCTCGACGGGTGGCGGCAGGTCGCCGCCCCGGCGGAGTTGCGGGAGGCGTGGCGGGTCGCGAAACCGGTCGCGGCGCTCGCGGAGCTGGTGAAGTTCGCCGACCTGATCGACGCGACGGGCGCCGGCTACGAGTTCGACTACCTGCCGATGGCCGGGATGTGGGCCCGCCGGGTCCTCGACGCGGTGGCCGGACGCGACGAGCACCTCACCGGCTGGCGCGGGGTCTGAGCCGGGCGCCGCCGATCGGACGGGCGGGTCCACGGGCCGGGACCGTCGGCCGGCGGGCCTCCGGCCGAGCGCGACCACGCGATGATGGTCGGGTGGGTAAGACGTACGAGCGCATCGACGGGCGGCTGCGGACCTTCATCGAGGAGCAGCCGATGTTCTTCACCGCCACCGCGCCACTGACCGGCGACGGCACCATCAACCTCTCCCCGAAAGGGCTGCGCGGGTCGTGGGCGGTCCTCGACGAGTTGACCGTGGCCTACCTGGACTTCGCCGGCAGCAACGCGGAGACGATCGCCCACCTGCGGGAGAACGGCCGCATCACGCTGATGTGGTGCGCGTTCCAGGGCCCGCCGAACATCGTGCGGGTGCACGGGCGCGGTGAGCCGGTGTTCCGCGACGACCCGCGCTGGCCGCGGCTGGTGCGCCACTTCCCGGACATCGACACGAGCCGGCACGGCCTGCGGGCGATCATCGTGGTGAGCGCCGACCTGATCCGCGACACCTGCGGCTACGCGGTGCCTCTCCTGAGCTACGACAGCGACCGGGACCTGCACGCCAAGCGGTTCACCCGCGAGGACGACGCGTCGCTGAGCGCCTACTTCGCGAAGAAGGAGCACGTCGCGCGCAGCATCGACGGCCTGCCGGGGCTGCCGCTGCCGCTGCCACCGACCCCGCCGGCCTGACCGGCTCGTACCTGGCCGAGACGCCGTGGCCGACCGCAGGGCTATGCGGACAGTCGCCCCAGCCATTCCGTCAGGAGTTGCTGTTCGGGGCCGCTGAGGGTGTTCTGGGTGGGCAGGGCGGCGCGCAGCGCGCGAGCGGCGCCCGCCAGGCCCGCTTCCCGCACGGCCGGTTCCTGACTGGTGACGGCGGTGATCATCGCTTCGCGCAGCGCGACGAGCAGGGCGGGGTCTCGCTCGGCCTCGGGCAGGGACAACCAGGTCAGGATGGCGCCACGGGCGGTGGCGTGGATGATCTGGGCGGCGAGGTTCTCGTCGACGCGGAGTCGGCCCGCGACGGCCAGGCGGCGGATGCGGTCCATGAGCAGTCCGAGACCGAGCCGGAAAGCGATGGTGGACCGGGCGGGTTCGCCGTACATGAGCGCGTACAAGGCGGGGTTGGCCAGTCCGAACTCGACCGCGGTGTCCCAGCGGACCCGTAGTTCCTTGATCGGGTCCTGCGGGTCGGGGTCGATGTGCTTGGCGGCCAGGAACCGGGTGAACCCGTATTCGGCCACCGCGTCGAGCAGGGCCTCCTTGTCACCGAAGAGCCGGTACAGGGCCGGCGCCTGCACTCCCGCGGCCTCCGCGACCGCGCGGGTGGTGACCGCGTCGCGGCCCCCACGCTCCAGCAGGTCGATTGCGACGTCCATGATCCGGCGGCGCGTCTGCTCGCGCGCGGTGCCGTCGGGCTTCGCGGCAGACGGTGAGAGCTTCGGGTCACCAGGCACGTATCAAGGATAACCCGCGGCTGG
This genomic stretch from Micromonospora krabiensis harbors:
- a CDS encoding TetR/AcrR family transcriptional regulator; protein product: MPGDPKLSPSAAKPDGTAREQTRRRIMDVAIDLLERGGRDAVTTRAVAEAAGVQAPALYRLFGDKEALLDAVAEYGFTRFLAAKHIDPDPQDPIKELRVRWDTAVEFGLANPALYALMYGEPARSTIAFRLGLGLLMDRIRRLAVAGRLRVDENLAAQIIHATARGAILTWLSLPEAERDPALLVALREAMITAVTSQEPAVREAGLAGAARALRAALPTQNTLSGPEQQLLTEWLGRLSA
- a CDS encoding pyridoxamine 5'-phosphate oxidase family protein, giving the protein MGKTYERIDGRLRTFIEEQPMFFTATAPLTGDGTINLSPKGLRGSWAVLDELTVAYLDFAGSNAETIAHLRENGRITLMWCAFQGPPNIVRVHGRGEPVFRDDPRWPRLVRHFPDIDTSRHGLRAIIVVSADLIRDTCGYAVPLLSYDSDRDLHAKRFTREDDASLSAYFAKKEHVARSIDGLPGLPLPLPPTPPA